The Stigmatella ashevillena genomic sequence TTCCTCCAGACCTGGTTCGGGAAGAACTAGGCAGGAGTCGGGAAATGCTGGCGCGCAAGCCCCAAATCGCTAGAGTCCCCGCGGCCGGAAGCTTTTGGAGTCAACCCAGGTGAAGAAGCTCGTCACGCCGTTCCGCGTCGGACTGCTGGTCATCGCTGCCGGAGCGTTCTTCCTGGCGTTCTTCCTGTTCTCGCAGAAGGGCAACCTGAGCGACGACGAGTCCATCGGGGTTTGGGCCTACTTCCGGGACGCCTCGGGTCTGAGCCCCAAGAGCCGGGTGCAGATCGCCGGCATCCCCGTGGGCATCATCAGCAACATCTCCCTGGATGGCACCCGCGCCAAGGTGTTCCTGCGCATCCAGAAGGGGGTGGATATCCGCGAGGACGCTGTCATCACCAAGCGCTCCGAGTCGCTGCTGGGCGACTTCCTGCTGGATCTCAACCCCGGCACCGAGCAGGCGCCCACCCTGGCCAGCGGGGGGCAGATCCGCCGCGTCATCGACTCGCAGGGCATGGAGGCCGTGTTCGAGTCGCTGGGGCAGATCACCGCGGACATCCAGCAGGTGACGGGGGCGCTGCGCGAGGTGCTCGGCGGCGAGCGCGGCACCGGCTCGCTCCAGCGCATCGTGGAGAACACCGTCAAGCTGTCGGACGCCGTGAACGAGATGGTGCGGACCAACGGCGAGCGGCTCAACTCCATCCTCATCAACTTCGAGGGCGTCTCCGCGGATGTGCGGGGGCTGACGCGCGAGAACCAGGCGGAGGTCACCCGCATCGTCAACAACATCGAGTTCATCACCAAGGACGTGCGGGAAGTGCTCGGCAGCGTGAAGAAGATCGTCGGCAGCAACGAGGAGGGGCTCCAGGAGGGCGTGGGCAGTCTGAGGGACTCGCTGGCCAAGCTGGACCGGACCCTGGGCAACCTCGAGACCATCACCACCACCGTGCGCGAGGGTGAGGGCGTGGTGGGCACGCTGCTCCAGGACCGGCAGTTGGGGCAGAAGCTCACGGAGACGGTGGAGGATGTCGCGGACTACGCCAGCCGGCTCACCGGCCTGCAGACCGAGGTGGGTGTGCAGAGCGCCTGGTTGATGACGCAGGGGCGCTCGAAGAACACCGTCTCGCTGCGGCTCATCCCCAAGCCGGACAAGTACTACCTGCTGGAGATCATCGACGATCCCCGCGGCATGGTGGAGGTCCAGGTGGTGCAGAACAACCCACCGGATTCTGGCCAACCGGTGACCCAGACGCAGAAAATCACCAAGGAGACCTTCAAGATCTCCGCCCAGCTGGCCAAGCGCTACTACTTCACCACGCTGCGCTTCGGCCTCATCGAGTCCACCGGCGGCGTGGGCGCGGACCTGCACTTCCTGAAGGATGCGCTGGAGCTGAAGTTGGATGCCTTCAACTTCTCCGCCGAGGAGCTGCGCTACCCCCGGCTGCGCGCCACCCTGCGCGCCCAGGCGTTCGATCACCTCTTCGTCACCGTGGGCATGGACGACATCCTCAACGCCCAGCAGCGCGACACGGCCACCAACCGCCTCATCGCTGGCCGGGATGTCTTCTTCGGCGGTGGCCTCTTCTTCACCGACGACGATCTCAAGGCGCTCATCACCTCCGTGCCCACGCCGTAGGCGAGCCGCTTGACCGCAGGCCCCCGAACGTCGTACCCCGTCGTGGCACGGGGGCTTGCCCTGAGCGCCGTGCCGAGAGTCTTCAAACCCAGGCACTCCCAGGAAGCACCATGTCTCTGCTCGTCGTCGGCTCGGTGGCGTTGGATTCGGTGGAAACCCCCTTTGGCATCAAAGAGGAGGTTCTCGGCGGTTCCGCCACGTTCTTCTCGACTGCCGCCTCCTTCTTCAATCCGGTGCAGCTGGTGGCCGTGGTCGGTGAGGACTTTCCAGAAGCCCATGTGCAGTTTCTCCAGTCCCGGGGCGTGAACCTGGAGGGGCTGGTCCGGGAGAAGGGGCGCACCTTCCGCTGGAAGGGCAAGTACGGCTGGCAGCTCAACGAAGCCCAGACGCTGGACACCCAGCTCAACGTCTTCCAGAGCTTCTCCCCGAAGCTGCCCGAGGCCTACCGCAACACCCCATACGTGTTCCTGGGCAACATCCACCCCCAATTGCAGAGCCAGGTGCTGGACCAGGTGAAGTCGCCCCGGCTGGTGGCCGCCGACACCATGAACCTGTGGATCCAGAACACCCGCGCGGAGCTGCTCGAGACGCTCAAGCGCGTGAACCTGCTCTTCGTGAACGATGGCGAGGCGCGCCAGCTCACCGGTGAGCACAATGTGGTGAAGGCCGCCCGGGCCATTCTCGCCCTGGGCCCCTCCACCGTCGTCATCAAGCGCGGCGAGTATGGCGCGCTCCTCTTCGAGAAGGACCACGTCTTCGCCTGCCCGGCCTTCCCGCTGGAGGATGTGTTTGATCCCACCGGCGCGGGGGACACCTTCGCGGGCGGCTTCATGGGCACGCTGGCCACCGCGGGCCAGATCGACCGCGACGTGCTGTGCCGCGCCATGGTGATGGGCAGCGTCATGGCCTCCTTCACCGTGGAACGCTTCAGCCTGGACCGTCTGCGCGAATTGAAGACCCCTGAACTTTACGGCCGCTTCAATGAGTTCAAGCGCCTGACCCACTTCGAAGAGCTCCCCCTGAAGGCGCGCCAGTAGACTGGGAAAACCAGGATTTTCTGACTTGACCGGGGGGAAGGTGGGCTTTATTGTGCGTTCCTGCTGTTATTTTCCAGGCTCTTGGAACAGACTGAACGCACTGGGGGGTCTACCGTGGAGGAGTGTGGGGAGATGGAGAACCGAAAGTACACCCGGGTCGCCTCGCGAATGCGATGCTGGTGCAAGGCGGACGAGGTCACGCTCTACTCACGGGTGGGCAACGTGAGCGAGGGCGGCCTGTTCATGCGCACCAGCACCCCGTTGCAGACGGGCGCGCGCGCGGCTGTCCGCCTGGGCAGTGGGGAAAAGGGCGAGACGGAGTTCCAGGCGATGGCCAAGGTCGTCTGGGCACGCCAGAATGGCCAATCCCGGCCGCCCGGCATGGGATTGCAGTTTGACGCGTTGGATGACGCAGCGCGGGAGCAGCTCAGACGGATTATCTCCTACGACATGGCGGCCAGCGCCGGGGCTTGAGGGCCCGGACGTGGTTCTCCATCGAGGCCTTGCATGCGGATCGCGGTCATCTCCGACATTCACTCCAACATCGAGGCGCTCACGGAGGTGTTGCGGACCGCGGATCACCACAAGGTGGACCGGGTCGTCTCGCTCGGGGACATTGTCGGCTACGGCGCGTCGCCCAACGAGTGCTGTGAGCTGGTGCGCTCGGTGACGGAGGTGACGTTGCTGGGCAACCACGATGCGGCGGTGGCGGGCCGCATGGACTACTCGTACTACTACGACGCCGCCCGGCACGCCCTGGACTGGTCCGCCAACGTGCTCCAGGAGGCCAACCACTCGTGGCTGCGGAGCCTGCCGTACACCTACCGGATCGGCGAGGTGGGCTTCAGCCATGGCTCTCCCGTGGAGCCCAAGGCGTATGAGTACATCTTCGCGCTGGAGCAGGCGCGGGAGCTGACGCCGTTCGTGTCGGAGCTGCCCGAGGTTACCTTCATCGGCCACAGCCACCTGTGCAAGGCGTTCGCCATTGGCAACGGCGAGGTGAATGACGTGGTGGCCCAGAAGTTCGGCATCCGGCGGGGCTACAAGTACATCATCTCGGTGGGCAGCGTGGGGCAGCCGCGGGACTACGACAACCGGGCCTGCTTCGTCATCTGCGACACGGACGCTCGCACGGTGGAGTACCTGCGCGTGGAGTACGACATCGAGACGGCCGCGCAGAAGATTTTCGATGCGGATCTCGCGCTGAACTTCGGCAAGCGGCTCTTCCTGGGCGTCTAAACTGGCATATAACCGCCCCCCGTGCGGACCCCCAGCCTGACGTCCCTGAACCGGCCCCTGAGGGGCCTTGTGTCCATCCTGTTGCTCGTGCTGGCGCCCGTGGCGTGCCGCCGCGAGGCCGCGGCCCCCTCGGCCGAGTACGAGCAAGCCCACCAGCGCTTCAGCAAGCTCTACGGGCAGCTGCTCGACCGGGCCTTCCTCGATCCCCAGATGGCGGACATCGAAGCCCTGCTCGAGCGGGTGCCCCCGGAGAGCCTGGATGCGCAGTCGGCGCGCGAGCTGCTCCAGCGCATCCGCCAGGGGCGGGAGCGGATGGAGGCCACCCAGCAGGAGACGCAGGAGGCTGTCGACTCGGCGCGCGAGTTCCAGGACCTGCCCTCGTCCCCCCGGACCGAGGAGCCTCCGCCCCCGCCGCCTCCCGTCGCCCAGGAGCCCGTGGATGCGGGCCCCCCGGATGCGGGCGCCACGGCCGGTCCGGTGGAGGGCTCTTCGGCGTCGGAGCTGTCGTCCGGCTACCAGGGCTGCTTCCGGCGAGGCGATCAGATCAACGTCACCGGCCGGGGCATGCGGGAGTCGTGGGAGATGGCGGATCGCTTCTCTTGCAGGCAGGCATACCCCCGGTTCGCCAATCAGTTGGTGCTCGTCGAAGACGGCCGTGTGCTCTCGGTGTTAGCCAAGAGCCTGACGCGCCTCGTTCCCACGGCGCCCGATGGCGGGCCCGGGCCTGACGCGGGCCCGTGAATCCGTGGCCGTCCGCCGGGACGGCCCCCCGAACCTTCGAGACTTCTTCATTCCCATGAACGAACAGAACTTCATGAAGTTGATGCAGCTTTTGCCCAAGTCCGCCCTCTCCTCGGCGGTGGGGCTGGCCACGCGGCTGCCCGCGCCGGCTCCAGTGCACCGGGCGGCGATGAAGGCCTTTGCCCGGGCGTACAACGTGGACATGGCCGAGGCGGAGCACTCGTTCGAGCGCTATTCCACCTTCGCGGAGTTCTTCACCCGGGGCCTCAAGCCGGGCCTGCGTCCAGTGGACGGCGGGGAGAAGGTGGTGGTGTCGCCGGTGGACGGGCGGGTGTCCCAGGTGGGCTACTCCGAGCACGGGCGGTGCCTCCAGGCCAAGGGCATCGAGTACACGGTGGATGAGCTGCTCGGGGACAAGGCCGCCGCCGCGCCGTTCCATGGCGGGGCCTGGACGACGCTGTACCTGTCCCCCCGGGATTACCACCGCATCCACGCGCCCCTGGCCGGCACCATCACCGGCTATGCGTACATTCCGGGCGAGTTCTGGCCGGTCAACCCCGCCTCGGTGAAGAACAAGCAGTCGCTGTTCTGCGTGAACGAGCGGCTCGTCACCTACCTGGACACGGTGGCCGGCAAGTGCGCCGTGGTGAAGGTGGGCGCCACGTGCGTGTCGCGCATCAAGGCCGCTTATGACGAGGTGCTCACCCACACCGGCCAGCCCGGCAAGGTGCACCGCTATGGCACCTCCCTCCCGGTGGAGAAGGCCGGGGAGCTGGGCCGCTTCGAGATGGGCTCCACCGTCATCTTGCTGTTCGAGCCCAAGCGCGTGACGTGGGACGAGAGCCTCCAGCCCGAGACGGTGGTCCGTCTGGGCAAGCGCATCGGGGAGATCGCGTGAGTCAGAAGCTCAGCGGTGTGAAGGGGATGAACGATCTTCTGCCCGGCGAGCTGGGCGGGGAGATGGCGCCCATCGAGACGTGGCAGTACGTGGAGCGCACGGTGCGCGAGCTGTTCGCCCGCTTCGGGTACGGAGAAATCCGCACGCCCATGGTGGAGGACACGGCGCTCTTCGTGCGCAGCGTGGGCGAGGAGACGGACATCGTCGGCAAGGAGATGTACACCTTCGAGGACAAGGCCCAGCGCAGCCTGTCCCTGCGGCCCGAGGGCACGGCCCCCGCGGCGCGCGCTTACATCGAGCACTCGGTGGCCAACCTGGAGCCGGTGACGCGCTGGTACTACATGGGCCCCATGTTCCGCTACGAGCGGATGAAGACGGGCCGCTATCGCCAGTTCTTCCAGATCGGCGCCGAGGCCTACGGCTCGCGCGAGGCGGCGCAGGACGTCGAGCTGATGGACATGGTGGTGCAACTGCTGGAGGCCCTGGGGCTCCAGGACATCTCGCTCAACCTCAACTCCCTGGGGGATGAGGCGTGCCGGCCGGCCTTCCAGCAGAAGCTGGTGGAGCACCTGACGGCGCACCGCGAGGAGCTGTGCGCGGACTGCCAGCGGCGGCTGGAGCACAACCCGATGCGGGTGCTCGACTGCAAGAACGAGAAGTGCCAGGCCATTGCCCGCGGCTCCCCGGACATCCTCCAGTTCCTCTG encodes the following:
- a CDS encoding MlaD family protein, whose protein sequence is MKKLVTPFRVGLLVIAAGAFFLAFFLFSQKGNLSDDESIGVWAYFRDASGLSPKSRVQIAGIPVGIISNISLDGTRAKVFLRIQKGVDIREDAVITKRSESLLGDFLLDLNPGTEQAPTLASGGQIRRVIDSQGMEAVFESLGQITADIQQVTGALREVLGGERGTGSLQRIVENTVKLSDAVNEMVRTNGERLNSILINFEGVSADVRGLTRENQAEVTRIVNNIEFITKDVREVLGSVKKIVGSNEEGLQEGVGSLRDSLAKLDRTLGNLETITTTVREGEGVVGTLLQDRQLGQKLTETVEDVADYASRLTGLQTEVGVQSAWLMTQGRSKNTVSLRLIPKPDKYYLLEIIDDPRGMVEVQVVQNNPPDSGQPVTQTQKITKETFKISAQLAKRYYFTTLRFGLIESTGGVGADLHFLKDALELKLDAFNFSAEELRYPRLRATLRAQAFDHLFVTVGMDDILNAQQRDTATNRLIAGRDVFFGGGLFFTDDDLKALITSVPTP
- a CDS encoding PfkB family carbohydrate kinase; amino-acid sequence: MSLLVVGSVALDSVETPFGIKEEVLGGSATFFSTAASFFNPVQLVAVVGEDFPEAHVQFLQSRGVNLEGLVREKGRTFRWKGKYGWQLNEAQTLDTQLNVFQSFSPKLPEAYRNTPYVFLGNIHPQLQSQVLDQVKSPRLVAADTMNLWIQNTRAELLETLKRVNLLFVNDGEARQLTGEHNVVKAARAILALGPSTVVIKRGEYGALLFEKDHVFACPAFPLEDVFDPTGAGDTFAGGFMGTLATAGQIDRDVLCRAMVMGSVMASFTVERFSLDRLRELKTPELYGRFNEFKRLTHFEELPLKARQ
- a CDS encoding TIGR02266 family protein, encoding MENRKYTRVASRMRCWCKADEVTLYSRVGNVSEGGLFMRTSTPLQTGARAAVRLGSGEKGETEFQAMAKVVWARQNGQSRPPGMGLQFDALDDAAREQLRRIISYDMAASAGA
- a CDS encoding metallophosphoesterase family protein; its protein translation is MRIAVISDIHSNIEALTEVLRTADHHKVDRVVSLGDIVGYGASPNECCELVRSVTEVTLLGNHDAAVAGRMDYSYYYDAARHALDWSANVLQEANHSWLRSLPYTYRIGEVGFSHGSPVEPKAYEYIFALEQARELTPFVSELPEVTFIGHSHLCKAFAIGNGEVNDVVAQKFGIRRGYKYIISVGSVGQPRDYDNRACFVICDTDARTVEYLRVEYDIETAAQKIFDADLALNFGKRLFLGV
- the asd gene encoding archaetidylserine decarboxylase (Phosphatidylserine decarboxylase is synthesized as a single chain precursor. Generation of the pyruvoyl active site from a Ser is coupled to cleavage of a Gly-Ser bond between the larger (beta) and smaller (alpha chains). It is an integral membrane protein.); the encoded protein is MNEQNFMKLMQLLPKSALSSAVGLATRLPAPAPVHRAAMKAFARAYNVDMAEAEHSFERYSTFAEFFTRGLKPGLRPVDGGEKVVVSPVDGRVSQVGYSEHGRCLQAKGIEYTVDELLGDKAAAAPFHGGAWTTLYLSPRDYHRIHAPLAGTITGYAYIPGEFWPVNPASVKNKQSLFCVNERLVTYLDTVAGKCAVVKVGATCVSRIKAAYDEVLTHTGQPGKVHRYGTSLPVEKAGELGRFEMGSTVILLFEPKRVTWDESLQPETVVRLGKRIGEIA
- the hisS gene encoding histidine--tRNA ligase codes for the protein MNDLLPGELGGEMAPIETWQYVERTVRELFARFGYGEIRTPMVEDTALFVRSVGEETDIVGKEMYTFEDKAQRSLSLRPEGTAPAARAYIEHSVANLEPVTRWYYMGPMFRYERMKTGRYRQFFQIGAEAYGSREAAQDVELMDMVVQLLEALGLQDISLNLNSLGDEACRPAFQQKLVEHLTAHREELCADCQRRLEHNPMRVLDCKNEKCQAIARGSPDILQFLCEPCQAHFADVRRKLDALKVRYVINPRMVRGLDYYTRTAFEFIASHPALGTASTVGGGGRYDKLVKSLGGPDVPAVGFGLGLDRLTLLLREGGQRYSAPPDVFIAVADEGSQDEAFTLVSRLRREGLKVEFDTRGGSLKSQMKRADKTRARFALVLGEAERQAGRAQLKPMAGGEPLSVALAEVAQAVRSAPPVPSSPG